In Leifsonia sp. ZF2019, a genomic segment contains:
- the hpaE gene encoding 5-carboxymethyl-2-hydroxymuconate semialdehyde dehydrogenase, whose amino-acid sequence MAQHHVPEDLPDTIQHFIDGRFVDSVSGATFDVLDPVSNETYVTAAAGQKEDIDLAVAAARRAFVDGPWPRMKPRERARVLNRIADAVEAQDARLAELETFDTGLPITQALGQARRAAENFRFFADLIVAQRDDAYKVPGSQLNYVNRKPIGVAGLITPWNTPFMLESWKLAPALATGNTVVLKPAEFTPLSASLWAEIFREAGLPDGVFNLVNGLGEEAGDALVKHPDVPLISFTGESRTGQLIFGNAAPFLKGLSMELGGKSPAVVFADADLDAAIDSTLFGVFSLNGERCTAGSRILVERAVYDEFCERYAARAKNIVVGDPHDPKTEVGALVHPEHYDKVMSYVELGKQEGRLLAGGGRPDGLDHGNYVAPTVFADVSPDARIFQEEIFGPVVAITPFDSDAEALELANGVRYGLAAYIWTNDLERAHTFSQNVEAGMVWLNSHNVRDLRTPFGGVKASGLGHEGGYRSIDFYTDQQAVHITLGEVHTPRFGAH is encoded by the coding sequence ATGGCGCAGCACCACGTCCCCGAGGACCTTCCCGACACGATCCAGCACTTCATCGACGGCCGGTTCGTCGACAGCGTCTCGGGGGCGACCTTCGACGTGCTCGACCCCGTCTCGAACGAGACCTACGTCACCGCCGCCGCCGGGCAGAAGGAGGACATCGACCTCGCCGTGGCCGCCGCGCGCCGCGCGTTCGTCGACGGACCCTGGCCGCGGATGAAACCGCGCGAGCGCGCCCGGGTGCTGAACCGGATCGCGGACGCCGTGGAGGCGCAGGACGCCCGGCTCGCCGAGCTGGAGACCTTCGACACCGGCCTACCGATCACGCAGGCGCTCGGCCAGGCCCGGCGCGCGGCCGAGAATTTCCGCTTCTTCGCCGACCTGATCGTGGCTCAGCGCGACGACGCGTACAAGGTGCCCGGCAGCCAGCTCAATTACGTCAACCGCAAGCCGATCGGCGTCGCGGGCCTCATCACCCCCTGGAACACGCCGTTCATGCTCGAGAGCTGGAAGCTGGCTCCCGCGCTCGCGACCGGCAACACCGTCGTGCTGAAGCCGGCCGAGTTCACCCCGCTGTCGGCGAGCCTGTGGGCGGAGATCTTCCGCGAGGCCGGCCTCCCCGACGGCGTCTTCAACCTCGTCAACGGCCTCGGCGAAGAGGCCGGGGACGCCCTCGTCAAGCACCCCGACGTCCCGTTGATCTCCTTCACGGGCGAGAGCCGCACCGGCCAGCTGATCTTCGGCAACGCGGCACCGTTCCTGAAGGGCCTGTCGATGGAGCTCGGCGGCAAGTCCCCCGCCGTCGTGTTCGCGGACGCCGATCTGGACGCCGCGATCGATTCCACCCTGTTCGGCGTCTTCTCGCTCAACGGCGAGCGCTGCACCGCCGGCTCGCGCATCCTGGTCGAGCGCGCCGTATACGACGAGTTCTGCGAGCGCTACGCCGCCCGCGCGAAGAACATCGTCGTCGGCGACCCGCACGACCCGAAGACCGAGGTCGGCGCGCTGGTGCATCCCGAGCACTACGACAAGGTCATGAGCTATGTCGAGCTCGGCAAGCAGGAGGGCCGGCTCCTCGCCGGCGGCGGCCGCCCCGACGGTCTCGACCACGGCAACTATGTCGCTCCGACCGTGTTCGCCGACGTGTCGCCCGACGCCCGCATCTTCCAGGAGGAGATCTTCGGCCCGGTCGTCGCCATCACGCCCTTCGACTCCGACGCAGAGGCGCTGGAGCTCGCGAACGGTGTGCGCTACGGCCTCGCCGCATACATCTGGACCAACGACCTCGAGCGCGCGCACACCTTCTCGCAGAACGTCGAGGCGGGGATGGTGTGGCTCAACTCGCACAACGTCCGCGACCTGCGCACCCCGTTCGGCGGCGTGAAGGCCTCCGGTCTCGGCCACGAGGGCGGCTACCGCTCGATCGACTTCTACACCGACCAGCAGGCCGTGCACATCACGCTCGGCGAGGTCCACACGCCGCGTTTCGGCGCCCACTGA
- a CDS encoding GntR family transcriptional regulator, translated as MADAALKPTASATPSKSQLAYEFLRERIDDGRYVSGYRLVLGQIASELAISVVPVREAIRRLEAEGLVTFEKNVGAQVALLQDTEYAFTMQTLALIEGAATQLSAPLLTADQVRRAREVNAEMIASLDRFVPHRFTQLNQQFHSVLFEQCPNPHILDLVHRGWNRLTVLRDSTFSFVPGRARESVEEHEHILTLIESGAEPLEIELAARRHRLATLEAFQAYQSEHTHTH; from the coding sequence ATGGCGGACGCAGCGCTGAAGCCGACCGCGTCGGCGACCCCCAGCAAGTCGCAGCTCGCGTACGAGTTCCTGCGCGAGCGGATCGACGACGGCCGGTACGTCTCGGGCTACCGGCTCGTGCTCGGGCAGATCGCGAGCGAGCTCGCCATCAGCGTCGTGCCGGTGCGCGAGGCGATCCGCCGGCTGGAGGCCGAGGGGCTCGTCACGTTCGAGAAGAACGTCGGCGCCCAGGTCGCGCTGCTGCAGGACACCGAGTACGCCTTCACCATGCAGACGCTCGCGCTCATCGAAGGCGCCGCCACCCAGCTTTCCGCCCCCCTCCTGACGGCCGACCAGGTCCGGCGGGCCCGGGAGGTCAACGCCGAGATGATCGCGAGCCTCGACCGCTTCGTCCCGCACCGCTTCACCCAGCTGAACCAGCAGTTCCACTCCGTGCTGTTCGAGCAGTGCCCCAACCCGCACATCCTCGACCTCGTGCACCGCGGCTGGAACCGGTTGACAGTGCTGCGCGACTCCACGTTCAGCTTCGTGCCCGGCCGCGCCCGCGAGTCGGTGGAGGAGCACGAGCACATCCTGACCCTGATCGAGAGCGGCGCCGAGCCGCTGGAGATCGAGCTCGCCGCGCGCCGCCACCGGCTGGCGACGCTGGAGGCCTTCCAGGCTTACCAGAGCGAGCACACGCACACCCACTGA
- a CDS encoding fumarylacetoacetate hydrolase family protein has product MSQLARPGKIIAVHLNYRSRAAQRGRTPAQPSYFFKPASSVAVTGGELERPAGTELLAFEGEIALIIGTTARRVSPEDGWAAVSGVTAANDFGLYDLRAADKGSNVRSKGGDGFTPLGPEVIPASAVDPAALRVRTWLNGELVQEGATDDLLFPFGRLVADLSQLMTLEPGDVILTGTPAGSSVTQPGDTVEVEVDAPTSAGAPSSGRLVTRITEGRIPFGDFGTKPSVDDHQRAEAWGTPPAPALVLTDELRAALASVATATLSSQLRKRGLNNVSIDGLASTRPDARLIGTAKTLRYIPNREDLFALHGGGYNAQKRAFDAVGAGEVLVIEARGERGSGTVGDVLALRAQVNGAAGIVTDGGVRDLAVVAALDIPTYHAGPHPAVLGRKHVPWEADVTVACGGASVQPGDVIVGDADGLIVIPPALVAEVVADAVEQEREEEYIAEQVAAGHPVDGLFPMNAEWKERYRAWRTQR; this is encoded by the coding sequence GTGAGCCAGCTCGCCCGCCCCGGCAAGATCATCGCGGTGCACCTGAACTACCGGTCGCGCGCCGCCCAGCGCGGGCGCACCCCGGCTCAGCCGTCGTACTTCTTCAAGCCGGCCTCGTCCGTCGCCGTGACCGGCGGCGAGCTCGAGCGCCCGGCCGGCACCGAGCTGCTCGCCTTCGAGGGCGAGATCGCGCTGATCATCGGCACGACCGCCCGCCGGGTCTCCCCCGAGGACGGCTGGGCCGCGGTCTCCGGCGTCACCGCCGCGAACGACTTCGGCCTCTACGACCTCCGTGCCGCCGACAAGGGATCCAATGTGCGGTCCAAGGGCGGCGACGGCTTCACCCCGCTCGGCCCGGAGGTCATCCCCGCCTCCGCCGTCGACCCCGCAGCCTTGCGCGTGCGCACCTGGCTCAACGGCGAACTGGTGCAGGAGGGTGCGACCGACGACCTGCTGTTCCCGTTCGGCCGGCTCGTGGCCGACCTGTCGCAGCTGATGACCCTCGAGCCGGGCGATGTCATCCTCACCGGCACCCCGGCCGGGTCGTCGGTGACGCAGCCCGGCGACACCGTGGAGGTGGAGGTGGACGCGCCGACGTCCGCGGGAGCCCCCAGCAGCGGCCGCCTCGTGACCCGGATCACCGAGGGTCGCATCCCGTTCGGCGACTTCGGCACGAAGCCCAGCGTCGACGACCACCAGCGGGCGGAGGCGTGGGGCACACCGCCTGCACCCGCGCTCGTGCTGACGGACGAGCTGCGCGCCGCCCTCGCGAGTGTCGCCACGGCGACGCTCAGCTCCCAGCTGCGCAAGCGCGGCCTGAACAACGTCTCGATCGACGGGCTCGCCTCCACCCGGCCGGACGCGCGCCTGATCGGCACGGCGAAGACGCTCCGTTACATCCCGAACCGCGAGGACCTCTTCGCCTTGCACGGCGGCGGCTACAACGCCCAGAAGCGCGCGTTCGACGCGGTCGGCGCCGGGGAGGTGCTCGTGATCGAGGCCCGTGGCGAGCGCGGCAGCGGGACCGTCGGCGACGTGCTCGCCCTGCGCGCCCAGGTCAACGGCGCCGCCGGCATCGTGACCGACGGCGGCGTGCGCGACCTCGCGGTCGTCGCCGCCCTCGACATCCCGACGTATCACGCCGGTCCGCACCCGGCCGTGCTGGGCAGGAAGCACGTGCCGTGGGAGGCCGACGTCACCGTCGCGTGCGGCGGCGCGTCCGTGCAGCCCGGCGACGTGATCGTCGGAGACGCGGACGGCCTCATCGTCATCCCTCCCGCGCTCGTCGCCGAGGTCGTGGCCGACGCGGTCGAGCAGGAGCGCGAAGAGGAGTACATCGCCGAGCAGGTCGCGGCCGGGCACCCGGTGGACGGCCTCTTCCCGATGAACGCGGAGTGGAAGGAGAGGTACCGCGCATGGCGGACGCAGCGCTGA
- a CDS encoding HpcH/HpaI aldolase family protein: MPIRLDPTPTFGDRLRAADRTLYGMWSCAGSPLVAEICAGSGLDIVLIDGEHSPVGLESILAQLQAIAAYPAVPVVRAPIGDPVVLKQLLDLGAQNILVPMVDSVEEATAMVRAVRYPPHGVRGVGSALARSSRWSRIPDYLARANDLVSLTVQIETVDALEAAGAIAGVDGVDALLVGPADLAASMGLLGQQNHPRVIDAVEHVIEAGRAAGTPVGVNAFDPATADRYAAAGAAYLLVGSDVTLLARASESLASRFVGDADGSAPPASY; this comes from the coding sequence ATGCCGATTCGTCTAGACCCGACCCCGACCTTCGGCGACCGCCTCCGCGCAGCCGACCGCACCCTCTACGGGATGTGGTCGTGCGCCGGCAGTCCGCTCGTCGCCGAGATCTGCGCCGGCAGCGGTCTCGACATCGTCCTGATCGACGGCGAGCACTCCCCCGTCGGGCTGGAGTCGATCCTCGCCCAGCTGCAGGCGATCGCCGCGTACCCCGCCGTCCCGGTGGTCCGCGCGCCGATCGGAGATCCCGTCGTGCTCAAGCAGCTGCTCGATCTGGGCGCGCAGAACATCCTGGTCCCCATGGTCGACAGCGTGGAGGAGGCGACGGCGATGGTCCGCGCCGTGCGGTATCCCCCGCACGGCGTGCGCGGCGTCGGCAGCGCACTCGCGCGCTCCTCGCGCTGGAGCCGCATCCCGGACTACCTCGCCCGCGCGAACGACCTCGTGTCGCTGACCGTGCAGATCGAGACCGTCGACGCTCTGGAGGCTGCGGGAGCGATCGCGGGGGTGGACGGCGTGGACGCCCTCCTCGTCGGCCCGGCGGACCTCGCCGCCTCGATGGGCCTGCTCGGCCAGCAGAACCACCCGCGCGTCATCGACGCCGTCGAACACGTCATCGAGGCCGGCCGCGCCGCCGGCACCCCCGTCGGCGTCAACGCCTTCGACCCGGCCACCGCCGACCGCTACGCCGCCGCCGGCGCCGCGTACCTGCTCGTCGGTTCCGACGTGACCCTGCTCGCCCGTGCGTCCGAGAGCCTCGCCTCCCGCTTCGTCGGCGATGCGGACGGGTCCGCCCCGCCCGCCTCGTACTGA
- the hpaH gene encoding 2-oxo-hept-4-ene-1,7-dioate hydratase, producing MLDTTTIQAIADELAAAERDRATIPLLTARHPEMTVEDSYAVQKVWVERGLAAGRRLVGRKIGLTSKVMQQATGITEPDYGAIFADMVYETGSVIPFDQYSNVRIEVELAFVLAEPLEGPHVSLYEVLDATKYVVPALEILSSRIEMQGRTIVDTISDNAAMGGMVVGGRPVAVDAVDLRWVGALLYRNETIEESGVAAAVLDHPANGVAWLANKLAQHGSRLEAGDIVLAGSFTRPMWVERGDTVHADYGTLGAVTCRFV from the coding sequence GTGCTCGACACCACCACCATCCAGGCCATCGCCGACGAGCTCGCGGCGGCCGAACGGGACCGGGCGACCATCCCGCTCCTGACCGCCCGGCATCCCGAGATGACGGTGGAGGACTCCTACGCCGTGCAGAAGGTGTGGGTGGAGCGCGGCCTCGCCGCCGGCCGCCGCCTGGTCGGCCGCAAGATCGGCCTCACCTCGAAGGTGATGCAGCAGGCCACGGGCATCACCGAGCCCGACTACGGCGCGATCTTCGCCGACATGGTCTACGAGACCGGATCGGTCATCCCGTTCGACCAGTACTCGAACGTGCGCATCGAGGTCGAGCTGGCGTTCGTGCTCGCCGAGCCGCTGGAAGGCCCGCACGTCAGCCTCTACGAGGTGCTCGACGCGACGAAGTACGTGGTCCCCGCACTGGAGATCCTCTCGTCTCGTATCGAGATGCAGGGCCGCACCATCGTCGACACCATCTCGGACAACGCCGCGATGGGCGGCATGGTCGTCGGCGGCCGCCCCGTCGCCGTCGACGCCGTCGACCTGCGCTGGGTCGGCGCCCTGCTCTACCGCAACGAGACCATCGAGGAGTCCGGCGTCGCCGCCGCCGTGCTCGACCACCCGGCCAACGGCGTCGCGTGGCTCGCGAACAAGCTCGCCCAGCACGGCTCGCGCCTGGAGGCCGGCGACATCGTCCTGGCCGGATCGTTCACCCGCCCGATGTGGGTCGAGCGCGGCGACACCGTCCACGCCGACTACGGAACCCTGGGAGCCGTGACATGCCGATTCGTCTAG
- a CDS encoding IclR family transcriptional regulator: MVGSDGSGGAPHSQTLSRGIRVLEILSEAEEPLTIAQLSAVLGVHRSIAYRILRTLEDHGLVVRDAAGAVQLGPRMATLARAVSRDLQSAALPQLSAIANELSMTAFVAVLDRHEVVTLVSVEPSHAHATVVQRPGTRHPLASGAPGIAIQSVLTGAQWRALPDEHPREEAAQARERGYATSHDEVIPGLASVAVPLSLPDRPPAAVAVVFLANGRDAAAIGARLQESARTIAAELR; this comes from the coding sequence ATGGTCGGATCGGACGGCAGCGGCGGCGCACCGCACTCGCAGACCCTGTCGCGCGGCATCCGGGTCCTCGAGATCCTGTCCGAGGCGGAGGAGCCGTTGACGATCGCACAGCTGTCCGCCGTGCTCGGGGTGCACCGGTCGATCGCGTACCGCATCCTGCGCACGCTCGAGGACCACGGGCTGGTCGTCCGGGATGCCGCCGGGGCGGTGCAGCTGGGGCCGCGGATGGCGACCCTCGCCCGGGCCGTGTCGCGCGACCTCCAGTCGGCGGCCCTCCCCCAGCTCAGCGCCATCGCCAACGAGCTGTCGATGACGGCCTTCGTCGCCGTGCTCGACCGGCACGAGGTCGTCACGCTGGTGAGCGTCGAGCCGTCGCACGCGCACGCGACCGTGGTGCAGCGGCCCGGAACCCGGCACCCGCTCGCCTCCGGAGCGCCAGGCATCGCCATCCAGTCGGTCCTCACGGGCGCGCAGTGGCGGGCGCTGCCCGACGAGCATCCGCGCGAGGAGGCCGCCCAGGCGCGCGAGCGCGGCTACGCGACCAGCCACGACGAGGTGATCCCCGGACTGGCATCCGTGGCGGTGCCGCTCTCCCTGCCCGACCGGCCGCCCGCGGCCGTGGCGGTGGTGTTCCTCGCGAACGGGCGGGACGCCGCCGCGATCGGCGCCCGCCTGCAGGAGTCGGCGCGCACCATCGCCGCCGAGCTGCGCTGA
- a CDS encoding DUF1905 domain-containing protein has translation MAGVRYEFETELFRWEARRDLWVFARLPDDVSEEIRLQPHPPAGFGSVKVMVTLGGSRWSTSVFPESADGAYIVAIKGAVRQAEGVSVGDTVRLGVETLL, from the coding sequence ATGGCAGGCGTGCGCTACGAGTTCGAGACCGAGCTGTTCCGGTGGGAGGCGCGACGCGACCTGTGGGTGTTCGCGCGGCTTCCCGACGACGTCTCGGAAGAGATCCGCCTCCAGCCGCATCCGCCGGCCGGGTTCGGGTCGGTCAAGGTGATGGTGACCCTCGGCGGATCGCGCTGGTCGACCTCCGTGTTCCCGGAGAGCGCGGACGGCGCATACATCGTCGCGATCAAGGGCGCGGTGCGGCAGGCGGAGGGAGTCTCGGTCGGCGACACGGTGCGGCTCGGGGTCGAGACGCTCCTGTAG
- a CDS encoding DUF7144 family membrane protein, giving the protein MAATRPGSVTFVAVLTYINGILNIIGGVVLLFTRESAPGADTEGGLAGITTSAIVSIVLGIVILIVARGLLGGSKVSRALVTLVMILNLVNGVLLLFTLQFFSGVLEILWVVIVLSLLFTRRANAFFNAGSSA; this is encoded by the coding sequence ATGGCCGCCACACGCCCCGGTTCGGTGACCTTCGTCGCCGTCCTGACCTACATCAACGGCATCCTGAACATCATCGGCGGCGTGGTCCTCCTCTTCACGCGGGAGTCCGCGCCCGGCGCGGACACCGAGGGCGGGCTCGCGGGCATCACGACGTCGGCGATCGTCTCCATCGTTCTCGGGATCGTCATCCTCATCGTCGCGCGCGGCCTCCTGGGCGGGAGCAAGGTCTCGCGCGCGCTCGTCACCCTCGTCATGATCCTCAACCTGGTCAACGGCGTCCTGCTGCTCTTCACCCTGCAGTTCTTCAGCGGGGTCCTGGAGATCCTCTGGGTGGTCATCGTCCTGTCGCTGCTCTTCACGCGCCGCGCCAATGCGTTCTTCAACGCCGGCTCCTCCGCCTGA
- a CDS encoding endonuclease/exonuclease/phosphatase family protein, whose product MRCIPLRIVSYNLRKHAAGHELADIALTHDVDALCLQEADTDVLPQRLHHLGLADATRANRLGLAMYVRDDRYEVLHTQVFAVNKSLHDRVLAPAHERLLAVHLRDRDSGDSVLVGSFHAAPLTASNSLRRKQIAAAHEGMRSIAPGTPAIMVGDFNYPWFINGLERSLTTSGYTLKRSTEPTYLRYKFFTGYFDFVTSTGFDIERVDVLPAGASDHRAISLEAERAA is encoded by the coding sequence ATGAGGTGCATCCCCCTGAGGATCGTCAGTTACAACCTTCGCAAGCACGCGGCCGGGCACGAGCTCGCCGACATCGCGCTGACCCACGACGTCGACGCCCTGTGTCTGCAGGAGGCCGACACCGATGTGCTGCCGCAGCGCCTGCACCATCTGGGTCTCGCCGACGCGACCCGCGCCAACCGCCTCGGCCTCGCGATGTACGTGCGCGACGACCGCTACGAAGTGCTGCACACCCAGGTCTTCGCGGTGAACAAGTCACTGCACGATCGCGTGCTCGCCCCCGCGCACGAGCGACTCCTCGCCGTGCATCTGCGCGACCGCGACAGCGGCGACAGCGTGCTGGTCGGCTCGTTCCACGCGGCCCCGCTGACCGCGTCGAACTCGCTGCGCCGCAAGCAGATCGCCGCGGCCCACGAGGGCATGCGTTCCATCGCTCCGGGCACCCCGGCGATCATGGTGGGCGACTTCAACTACCCCTGGTTCATCAACGGGCTCGAGCGCAGTCTGACCACGAGCGGCTACACGCTGAAGCGCAGCACCGAGCCGACCTATCTGCGCTACAAGTTCTTCACCGGCTACTTCGACTTCGTGACCTCCACCGGATTCGACATCGAGCGCGTCGACGTGCTCCCCGCGGGCGCGTCCGACCACCGCGCGATCAGCCTGGAGGCCGAGCGCGCGGCGTGA
- the ligD gene encoding non-homologous end-joining DNA ligase yields the protein MAGDAVVLTVPGPSGDREVRISSPGRVLWPEPGITKLDLANYLITVGEAFVRANGDRPVSLQRFPEGIDGEQFFSKNPPRGAPDYVRSVMVVYPSARTHPQLVIDEPAAAVWAAQMNTVVFHPWPSRAEDSDNPDQLRIDLDPQPGTEFGDAVPAAIELRAVLREAGLDAFVKTSGNRGLHVFAPIRPEHEFLDVRHAVIAAARELERRMPDAVTTAWWKEERGEKVFVDFNQANRDRTMAGAYSPRALAHAPVSTPVTWEELPGVDPRDFTVLTIPDRLATSGDPWEHFGDEPGGIVTLLEWWQRDLDAGLGELPFPPDYPKMPGEPPRVQPSRAKKG from the coding sequence ATGGCAGGCGACGCGGTTGTCCTCACCGTCCCGGGTCCGAGCGGCGACCGGGAGGTCCGCATCTCGAGTCCCGGCCGGGTGCTCTGGCCCGAGCCGGGCATCACCAAGCTCGATCTCGCGAACTACCTGATCACCGTAGGAGAGGCGTTCGTGCGCGCCAACGGCGATCGGCCGGTCTCGCTCCAGCGGTTCCCCGAGGGTATCGACGGCGAGCAGTTCTTCTCCAAGAACCCGCCCCGCGGGGCACCGGACTACGTGCGCTCGGTGATGGTCGTCTACCCGAGCGCGCGGACGCACCCGCAGCTGGTGATCGACGAGCCTGCCGCCGCTGTGTGGGCGGCCCAGATGAACACAGTCGTCTTCCACCCGTGGCCCTCGCGGGCGGAGGACTCCGACAACCCCGACCAGCTCCGCATCGACCTGGACCCGCAGCCGGGCACGGAGTTCGGCGACGCCGTTCCCGCGGCGATCGAGCTGCGCGCGGTGCTGAGGGAGGCCGGCCTCGACGCCTTCGTGAAGACCTCCGGCAACCGCGGCCTCCACGTGTTCGCGCCGATCCGGCCCGAGCATGAGTTCCTGGACGTCCGCCACGCGGTGATCGCCGCCGCCCGCGAGCTCGAGCGCCGCATGCCCGATGCTGTGACGACGGCGTGGTGGAAGGAGGAGCGCGGCGAGAAGGTCTTCGTGGACTTCAACCAGGCGAACCGCGACCGCACCATGGCCGGGGCGTACAGCCCGCGCGCCCTCGCGCACGCCCCGGTCTCCACACCCGTGACCTGGGAGGAGCTGCCCGGCGTCGATCCGCGCGACTTCACCGTCCTGACCATCCCCGACCGCCTCGCGACGAGCGGCGACCCCTGGGAGCACTTCGGCGACGAGCCCGGCGGTATCGTCACGCTGCTGGAGTGGTGGCAGCGCGACCTCGACGCGGGGCTCGGCGAACTGCCGTTCCCGCCGGACTACCCGAAGATGCCCGGGGAGCCGCCGCGTGTGCAGCCCAGCCGGGCGAAGAAGGGCTAG
- a CDS encoding ATP-dependent DNA ligase, protein MRPTPESPVAPMLAKAVPTIPEPDAVDGGLSYEPKWDGFRAIVYAEPGEDGGVGAVAIGSRGSKMLTRYFPELVDALRRLLPGPCVLDGEIVVPTGEPGKQRLDWEALSQRIHPAASRVALLAEETPATFVAFDLLALGDESYLDRPFAERRAALDAFTSGVPSPITTTRTTTDVDLARRWLVEFEGAGLDGVVAKPLTGSYTPNKRTMLKIKHHRTADVVALGYRIHASGRGVGSILLGLYDADGALRNIGGVSAFSDAKRLALIDELEPLVERDDTGAAITGETDRSRFSSGKDVSFVRLRPERVLEVRYDQMEGMRFRHTAQFERWRPDREARSCTFEQLDRPVAYDLGGVLR, encoded by the coding sequence ATGCGCCCCACGCCGGAGTCCCCCGTCGCACCGATGCTCGCCAAGGCCGTGCCGACGATCCCTGAGCCCGACGCGGTCGACGGTGGGCTCAGCTACGAACCCAAATGGGACGGATTCCGCGCGATCGTCTACGCCGAACCCGGGGAGGACGGCGGCGTCGGCGCGGTCGCGATCGGAAGTCGCGGCTCCAAGATGCTCACGCGCTACTTCCCCGAGCTGGTGGATGCGCTCCGGCGGCTCCTCCCCGGGCCGTGCGTCCTCGACGGTGAGATCGTCGTGCCCACCGGCGAGCCGGGGAAGCAGCGGCTGGACTGGGAGGCGCTCTCGCAGCGCATCCACCCGGCCGCGAGCAGGGTGGCCCTGCTCGCGGAGGAGACTCCCGCGACCTTCGTCGCCTTCGACCTCCTCGCCCTCGGGGACGAGTCGTACCTCGACCGCCCCTTCGCCGAGCGGCGCGCGGCGCTGGACGCCTTCACCTCCGGCGTCCCGTCACCGATCACAACGACCCGCACGACGACCGACGTCGACCTCGCCCGGCGCTGGCTGGTCGAGTTCGAGGGCGCAGGCCTCGACGGCGTGGTCGCGAAGCCGCTCACCGGCTCCTACACCCCCAACAAGCGGACCATGCTCAAGATCAAGCACCATCGCACGGCCGACGTCGTCGCGCTCGGCTACCGCATCCACGCGAGCGGACGCGGCGTCGGGTCGATCCTGCTCGGCCTCTACGACGCGGACGGCGCCCTCCGCAACATCGGCGGCGTCTCGGCGTTCAGCGACGCCAAACGCCTGGCGCTCATCGACGAGCTGGAGCCTCTGGTCGAGCGCGACGACACCGGCGCCGCCATCACCGGGGAGACGGACCGCAGCCGGTTCTCCTCCGGCAAAGACGTCTCGTTCGTCCGCCTGCGCCCCGAGCGGGTGCTGGAGGTCCGCTACGACCAGATGGAGGGCATGCGGTTCCGCCACACCGCCCAGTTCGAGCGGTGGCGGCCGGACCGCGAGGCACGATCCTGCACGTTCGAACAGCTCGACCGCCCCGTCGCGTACGACCTCGGCGGCGTCCTGCGCTGA
- a CDS encoding SIP domain-containing protein — protein MHRPDHSSHTAETAHHDDRVQFVVVGDETSLTEVEAELALLPLCARGRVFVEVEDADQIVPLAAPIRMTVTWLTRATRSGRPGTGERCARGEAATRAVRAWATEMLCDGPGETSAVVTGGFSLVTDVRELLVDEVGMDGASVVTPARQHRRAAA, from the coding sequence ATGCACCGACCCGACCATTCCTCCCACACCGCCGAGACGGCGCACCACGACGACCGCGTCCAGTTCGTCGTCGTGGGCGACGAGACCTCGCTGACCGAGGTGGAGGCCGAGCTCGCGCTCCTGCCGCTCTGCGCGCGCGGGCGGGTCTTCGTGGAGGTCGAGGATGCGGATCAGATCGTGCCGCTCGCGGCTCCCATCCGCATGACGGTCACCTGGTTGACGCGGGCCACCCGCTCGGGTCGACCCGGGACCGGGGAGCGGTGCGCTCGCGGCGAGGCCGCGACCCGCGCCGTCCGTGCGTGGGCGACGGAGATGCTCTGCGACGGCCCGGGTGAGACGAGTGCGGTCGTCACCGGTGGCTTCTCCCTCGTGACGGATGTGCGCGAGCTGCTGGTGGACGAGGTCGGGATGGACGGCGCCTCCGTCGTCACGCCGGCACGTCAACACCGACGAGCTGCTGCGTGA